The DNA window TGCCACCCAGCACTGCCCAATAGCTCTGGGAAATAGGGGTGACAGGTGAGGCAGGACACTCACAGCAAATCTCAATGAGCTTGTCCCACCACCTGTGGCCAAGACATCTAGGTAAATGACATTACTGTGGATAAAAATTCATCTGCAGACAGGCCTGCTTTGGGTGAGAAACAGCCTAGATCAGTGCATTTGGGAGGCCTGCAAGCACTAAGGCCTGGGACTCTGGGGCATGACCCGGCTGGGGAAGAGCTGTGGAGAAGATCCAACTGCAGATATCTGCAATAAATCTAATTTCCTTGGAGGCTCTGGGACCTTcagtgaaagcagaagtgaaaaacacAGATCGACTGAAAGACGGCACCAGGTTCCAGGGCTCTGAAagccagacagacagacagaaaggcTTGTTAGCCCTTCCCCTGGTGTTGTGCTCACCCTGCCACCGCTGCTCTTTACCTTTGGGTCTACGCAAATCTTCCATGTTGATGATGTTgattgtttcttccttttcctccttcttcttctaccccttcctgtttttatttttcccactgtGCTTTCACACCTCCTTCTTCTTGCTCTGGTTGGTGATGGAGGAAAAGAGTGGCAATAAACACATCCTTACCCACTCGGTGGGAGCTGCAGATGCTTCTCTCTTCACCGCACCCACCCTGACCCTGCAGCGTCAGCGCTCAGGGACCCCTTCCCCGCTGCCCAGGACATCTCAGGAGCCCAACACCAGTCACTCTCAGCATGTACACATGGCTGCAGACTGCGCTCATGGGATGCCCTGGAAGTTTGGGAGCAGGACAATAGGTTGTGGCTCGAGGTCAGGATCTGCACCTTTTCTGGGAGGAGGCTGATCTCGTTTTCCATCTGATTGTGAAAGCAACCAGAGCAGTGAAGCTGCCCCTCTCCTGGCTTCTTGGGGAAGTGAAGAAAAGGACAACATCTGAGACCTATAGTTGTGCTCTTGCATGATACGGTGTTATTCCAATCCAGAAATGAGTGTCTGGAGGAGATGGAGATCAGGAGCGGGGCAAGATTTGGTCCCTTTTGTGGTTTATATAACTATAGGGTATGCAGGTCACCTCAAATTTGGGTGGTCACAACCTATCTGTCGCCATGTGAGCTCCCACAACAGTCAAGGAAAGGGTTCCGTACCTTAAGCATGGGCATTTGATCACGATTTGGGGCCATCTTGGGGTGTTTTCACTGCCTGCACTGAGAACTGCAGGGCAAGGCCTTGTCTGAGGGATGAGCCAGCGTGGAGGAGAAAGGTTTGGGTGGATAAAAGGAGCTAGCGCGAGACCTTGGAGGTGAAAGTAGGGTGCAGAAAGCTGACGCTCTGCAGAAGGGGAAAGGGTGGATGTCTCTGGAAGTGCAcatccagctctgctcccactcCAAGGACAACTCAAACAAATGCGGAGAACCATTGAGAAATAGAGAAAGTCCTCACTCCTCCATCTCACCTAGAagaggggaacagggaatgttTCTTGGTGCTTTCTTTGTCTCCAGTGTGTTAAAGAAGTGTAAAACACAGACTGTCCCCTCTACCAAGGCTGTACACAACACCAGGGGAAGGGTACTCGTCCTGTGAATCTCCAAACCTGGATGTCATCCTGATCttctcagcagctcctgaggAGGAACACAGGGGAGGAACACATCCCTGTCCTTCAAGCTTCACCTGCTGCCTTTGAGACATTGTGTGGATGCAAAACACCTACCCTGCAGGTGATGCTGGTGTGTCTCAGATGCTTGGAGACCTCCTTGCTGAGGTTCACCGTGTTACACATGGTGTTGGCTTCACTGTCTGATTCACGTGGCTAGATGAGGGGCTCTTCCccttctacattttcttttgttgcctCCTGAGAAGGTGGTTCCCCAGCTGATCTTGCTGCTAGCGGTGACACTCTAGGTTCTTGCTGTGTCCTCCCCATGCAAGCCAGTCTGAAGACGGGTGGGCGAGAAGCTactggagaaagggaagagtaGGTTTCCGTGATGTCCGTGGCCTCTTTCTTCTGTCAAGATCATCAGGGGAAGTGTTTAATGAAATCATTGTCCACTAAGACCCTGGGGCAGCCCAGtacctctccctttcccttcagcCCATCCTCTCCCTTTGCCATCATCTCGCATGCTTGCCTGAtgctctctccccttcctctctccatCACCTACACAGCTATTGACCAAATGCTATTACTGTGCTGGAGAGCTGACAGGTGAAAGACACTGCTACAGGGAACCAGTTTTTGTGCTGAGACCTGCATCTCATTATGCAGCATCTCACCCCCCCTTAAATTATTCTTGGATCCTTCATGACTCCCAGTGCAGTTTCCCCTGGAGCAGGAGATTTCTCTGTGCATCAGACAAAcccatttcttttccctcaggACATTCTCTGCCTctggtggtggctgctgctcttcacCTTCAGGGCAGTATCTGCGATGCTGTATGGATTATCTGCGTGAAAAAAGTGACAGGAGCTACAAGACCACAGCTGGTCTCCAGATAAAGGGCTGGAACCTGGAGAGTTAACAAAACTAGCAGATGAAGCCAAAACACTTTGGAGGACTGGCTTCCTTGACAAAGAGAGGCAAACTGACCTCTCTTATCATCAGGCAATCAGGCGCTCAGACAGGACTGATGCTGGAGAGCATAGGGGAGCTGCTTATATATCTCCTTCTGCAAGGAGAGAATGAACAACCCCTGCCTGTCCCATCTCACCAGGAGGGCAGTCTCATAAGGTCCTCCCCTGAAATACGGAgcaccttttccttccctgcacagTGAGTGCCCTCTTCAGGAGTGACACCGCGTGGTATTTGCATGCACGGAGCAACACAAGAGCACGGTGAACAGAGGCAGCAGTTtgcacagcagggcacaggatTTTCCCGTGTTTCCAGTCCTAGCAGTGTACACTTCCTCAGGTATGGCCATTAAGTTGCAGGGTGtattcccagcagctgctggagttAACGCATGAGCTGCCAGAGGTCTCAACCCAGACAGACCCTCTGATAGCAGATGGGGCCCGGCAGGTCTCAGGCCGCAAGGAGTGCACGGGCCTGCTCCGGGAGGCCGGGGCCGAGAGTCAGCTCTCCCGCAGGAGCTGTGGTGGTGTTGATGAGTTGTGTCACCAGGTCAGGGACGAAGCCAGAAGGTTGTGAAGCGTCCAGGAAGATGAACAAGAGATAGACAGGGTGTTCATGGAGACTGTACATATGCAGGAGTCCCAGCCCCGTGTAGTAGGGGAGTTGTCAGAGGGCCACATGAAGTGATCCATCAGAACACTATGGAAGAGGGCTGGAAGCTGGTCACTTCTCGTCCAAGGAGAAAggctcttccttctcctgaagACCTGGCACTGAGTGCCCTCCAGGCTGAGGAAGAGCTGGGCAAGACTTCAAGCGAGGCAGCCAGGCCGACAGGCCCTGCGCCTTGTGGGAACGCCCAGAGGAAGCGGTGGGTGATCGTTGTGGGGGACTCCATGCTTCAGGCTGTGGATATGAGGATATATATATGGATCTATCGGTATATCATATATGGATATATGATATATCCATGCTTGGATACGAGGTGTTTTGGAAAGACTGACAAAGGTTGTCCACGAGTCAGACTATTACCCTCTGTtgctggagtgcagctctgcagagagggacctgggagtcctgatGGACAGAAGGCTGACCATGAATGTTCCCATGTGGCCAATAAGGCCAAGGGAattctgggctgcattcagaagagtgttgctaGCAgctcaagggaggtgatcctgcccctctgcttgGCCCCGGggaggcctcacctggagtattgtgcccagttctgggcaCCCTGGTAccagagggacatagaactaccGGAGCGAGTCCAGAAGAGGGCTAcaagatgatcagaggactggagcacctgtcgtacgaggacaggctgagagaactgggcctgtttagcctggaaaagaggagaccTAGGGGAGGcctcattaatgtatataaatatctgaggggaggtTATGAAGAGGATGCAGTCAGTCCCTTTTTggttgtgcccagcgacaggatgagaggcaatgggaacaaactgaagcacaggaagttctggctcaatatgagggggcgCTTCTTTATtgggagggtgacagagcactgggacaggttgcccagagaggatgTGCagtctcctcctctggagatactgaaaacctgcctggatgccatcctgtgcaatgtgctctaggtgatcctgctctaGGATTGCTCCATAACCAAGTTATGGCTTAatttctccatatttttcaGGTATGAAGAAATGATACcttagtaacatttttttttttttaacagctaggaaacaaatatttggcATAAGGAACTTGTTTTGCCTTCCATCCTCCATATGAAGATATTCTCAGCCATTTGCattcatagaatcctagaatcatgatacagcttctgctctggcacctggagcccttcctgccctccttcttcactgcccttggtgcctgcagggtTCTTTCTCACTTTATCACTTTATCTCatagctgctgctgtccctttTCAACCTGTCTGGAACTGGCTTGCCCCTagcatggggcagctcctggtctcttctcacagaggccacccctgcagctcccctgtgCCAGCAAACCCTTGCTGTGGAAGCCCAGTACAACGAAGATTGTTTGTTTGAGAAGATTGCTTTTGCTGAGGAGGAAGTTgcaggacctgctggtcaaagTGAGGTGCAGGAAGGAAATgtacaggcagtggaagcagggacacctgGCCTGGGAAGAGTGCAGGGATGCTGTCCGGAtatgcagggatgggatcaggaaaggTACAGGTGGAGCAGGGTGATGGGAAAGCGGAGGGGAGGAGACGCtcagctgaagcacagaaacaatGCCCCCTTCCAGGAAACCATGACGTGCTTTCCGCTTGCCTGAGCTGCGTCTCAGCAGGCTCCACCCGACACTTCATCTTCcagtatgtatttatttgtactttgacctggatgcagcattttgcaaaagCCAGCAACTTATGCCCTTCTATATCTCCTGTGGTGCCTGACTTCTGGGAAGGAGGCACTGGAGATAACTGTGCGCCTCCACCCATGGGCAGTGTGGTGgggagtgggaggaggagaCGTGCCAGAGGTGATTTTGTGCAGGCATTTCCCTACAGCGCAAGGGGTAAAGCTGAAATggtgctgaggggctgcagggatggcacAAATAGATGCCCCCTGCTGACAAGGGTCGCTCCTCCTGGCACGGGCTGAGCCACAGAACCggagctgctgtctgtcagCTTTTAGGCTGTCCCCAGACATCCCAAGCAGAGCCGGGATGGCTGCCTGAGCTAGGAAAAAAGCacggggcagagcagagggaggacaTGGTGGCAGGGGGGTGCCACTGCATCTTGCTGTGACGCTGTCTGTAGGCATCCTTATCCACACGCTAAGCATCTCTGCAAGGAGGATATATGCAGCGTACAAGGGTAAGAGCATTGTTTATTAGTTATCACCCGTAAGCGTGAGTTAGTACTTTACAAGCCGCTGTTAGCTTATTGGCAAAGTCACCGAAGCTGTAGGCCAGTTAGGAGGGAccaggctgctggtggtgctaTCTCCCACCAGATTTATCATCAGACACCACCTGTGACTTCCAAAGAGGCAGCACAGTGAAATCTCTACCTCCATCCTTGATGAAAATCTCGCGTGGGAGGCTTTTGACAGCAAAGGTGTCTTCACTCACATGCCTTTGGAATAGGGTGGGGGATCTATATCGTCTACCTGGACTTTCAGGATTGCTTTCTCACTGTTGGACATCTTGGCTCTGACACGAATATTCCCCAAGGAGACCTCCAGGGTTTCATGCTCGGACTGTAGCTTGGCTCGCTGGAAGAGTGTGGAGCTGCTGTAAGGCTTGCTTTGCATCATACGGGAGAAGACTGCATTGAGGTTTCCCATGTGGTTCTCTGATTTGAAGAGCTCCAGAGCAAACTCGATGTTGTAAAGGATGTAGTCGAAGGGGTTGGAGAACATGATGGCCAGTGAGAAAGAGCTGGCCTTGCAGACCAGGACACCCACACTCCCACGCAGGCTGTATGGAGTCTTTGCAAAAACGCATCTTCCTACGGAGTGTGGGCCGATATCGAAGGGGAGAACGGTCCGGATCTTGCCACTGAAGCAGTAACTCCTGCAGGAAGAGAAGGGCCAGAACAAAAAGGGACGTGGACATGCTGGAGAGAGTCCCATGGAGGGCCACAAAACCGAcaagggaggagaggctgagggggCTGGGACAATTTACCCAGGAGAAGACAAGGCTCGAAGGGATCTTGCCAATGTATGTAAATACCTGCAGGGAGCGTGCAATGAAGACAGAGCAGAATCTATTCAGTGGTGCCCAGGAACAGAAGAAGAGGTAATgggcacaaaatgaaacacaggaggttccctctgaacatcaggaaccatctttaccatgagggtgacTGAGGACtcacacaggctgcccagagacaTGGTGGAGATATCCacctttttatatattttgagtATCattggagatactcaaaatcCCTCTGGACTTGGTCCTGGGTTAGTGACCAAAGGAATTCCAGAGACCCCTGCCAacctcagacacagacacagacacagatttctaggttggaagcGACCTcaggatcatcgagtccaacctccgacctaacactaagtactccactaaaccatatcgctaagctctacatctaaacgtcttttaaagacctccagggatggtgactccaccacctccctgggcagcccgttccaatgcttaataaccctttcggtaaagaagtacttcctaacatccaacctaaaactcccctgtcgcaactttcgcccattccccctcgtcctgtcaccaggcacgtgggagaacagaccaacccccacctcgctacagcctcctttaaggtaactgtagagagcgataaggtcgcccctgagcctcctcttctccaggctgaacaagcccagctccctcagccgctcctcgtaagacttgttctccagacccctcaccagcttggtcgcccttctctggactcgctcgagcacgtccatgtccttcctgtagcgaggggcccaaaactgaacacagtactcgaggtgcggcctcaccagagccgagtacaggggcacaatcacttccctagccctgctggccacactgcttcttatacaagccaggatgctgttggccttcttggccacctgagcacactgctggctcatattcagccgactatcaaccaatactcccaggtccttctcggccaggcagctttccagccactcatctcccaaaATATTGCAATGGTTACAGAAGACgagaagaacaaagaagaagaagaagaagaacaaagaagaagaagaacaaagaagaagaacaaagaagaagaagaacctCAAGCAGTCTGTGGTCCTGTGAACCTCCGGCCTTTGCTCTTCTGCCCCAGACTGTGGCATTATGGATACCTCTCCCTTTTCACTCCAGAATACACCGAATGACACTTGTCCCAGCAGAAATTCCCCTGATGGCACCCCCCTTCTGTTTCTTACCACCTTTACATTGTTAAGGCGTTTGGTCATGCTGTTAATAactgcccctgccctccctgaaAACTTCAGTCGACCTCAAAGTGCACAAACTGAGCCTTAATGGGAAGGGAATAGGAAAAGAGAGTGGCAAAAGGCAGTGGTAGCACAGCATAAACGCGTACCGCTTTCTGCTGGTTCCCCCAATCTGGAAGGCAAGAGAGCTCATCCCGATGGCCTCAGGTCATCTGGGCAAGGTGGATAAGGAAAGAAAGTCCTCCAAAGGTGGATAAGGAAAGGCTTTCTCAAAGCGCATGCATCTGAGTAGTGCAGCTGGTGCATACAGAGGAGGggtccagcaggagctggaggaacTTGCAGGAGAGAGCTCTGGCACCAGGCACTGAGCTTGCCCCCGTTGTTTTCCCGACACCCAAGGCATTTTAAGGAGATCCCCCAGGGGAGGCTGGCGGAAagcagcaggggagcagaggatgCACACCTGAAGTCCTCCAGCGTCACCTTTTTGGTGTTGTTGATGATCTCCAAGCCCACACTGCGGCAGACTTCTACGTTTCCCATCAGCTTTTCCAGGTCGGTCTGCAAATTAGGACAGTTATCATGGGCCTTCTTCTGGGCTGCCATCTTCGCTATGATgatgctgcaggagagctgcagggctgtggagcAGCGGAGGCTCTGCACTAAGGcaaaagtgaaagaagaggATGGGCAaggccacctcctcctctgggagcagagagcaTAGCTCCTCCCCAGTGTCTGCAAGGCTTCTCAGGGCTGATAAAGGGCAGCTCCTGGGAAAGGGAATTGTGGGTGGTTCCGAGCAGAGGGCTGCGAATCTCCCGCTCCATCCACAGCCCTGGTTCTGGAAGCATCTAGCCCTAGAGACTTGCCAGGAATCCATGGCCAAAGTCCCTCGCCttggccagccctgctgctgatgCTCAGAAAACAACATGTGCACCCTCCCACATCCTgcctgagagcagcaggaagctTGTGCGGTATGAAGTCCGATAGAGCTGCTAAAAACAAGGTCAGGAAATACCTGAGCTTGAAACGGCTGGAGGATGGGAAGCTGCTGGAGGATGGGAAGCTGCATGTGCAAATGCCACACACATCTGTCCTggttttcctgttctcttctcGGTGCTCAGAAGTATCCAGAGAGAGAGTTTCACATGTTAATGAGTGTGATtatgtgtgtataaatagcGGTGCTTCAAGTCAGAGGGGtgcttgctttgaaaaaatcGCCAAGCACCTGATTCTGCAgaattatataattaattactTAATGAAAAGACCTTCACGTGGATTCTGACTCTGTGTGCTTACCGGCCAGGCGCACTGGGCACAAACCTATGGATAACGCCTGCATGTCCAGCTATATGTCATGCACTTCATCTGTCCTTATTGTCTATCCCGATGTTGTTCGtccttgttgttgtttgtcAGGCCACTGTCCTGACAAGCAGAAGGACAGCATCAACTAGCTgaacccagctgcagcagggaaattGTGAACCACATTATTTACATATGCGGCAAAGTCAACTGCCACATGATTTATTGCTAAGCAGCATGGTTTATTTGCAATGCAATGATTTATTTGCACTGTAATGCAACATGAAATGTATTCAGAGTAATACAATGCAATTTATGGCAGGTTAGCTGAGTGCTGCTGATCTCTCTTCGTGGGAACAAGGGCATTCTTCAGTGAGCAGACACATCCTGGACTTTTAATTCAAGATCCTTCCAAACACTGCCCTGTCTCTCACGCAAGCCCTTAGCTTTGACATCCCAACTGCATGAGCGCATGGCCTCTGCTAAGGCTTCCTCCTTCACTGGGAAATGCATCAAACAGTTGCAGAGGAGCTGCGTGCCACAACTGATGAGCAAACACTCACCACAGAGCACATCCCATGGCAGAGGGTGgtcacagcagggctggaaataCTGGCCAGGGACCGCCTAGGGTGGCCATGCCAACCTAGAGCAATGCACAGGAACCTGAAGCAGAAGTTTCCTGATGAAACCCTCTCCCATCCTTCACACTGGACTCACGAAAGAGTCAGGCTTCTTCTGTCCTGGTGCCGTGGAGACAAGGTG is part of the Cygnus atratus isolate AKBS03 ecotype Queensland, Australia unplaced genomic scaffold, CAtr_DNAZoo_HiC_assembly HiC_scaffold_116, whole genome shotgun sequence genome and encodes:
- the LOC126913662 gene encoding uncharacterized protein LOC126913662 — translated: MAAQKKAHDNCPNLQTDLEKLMGNVEVCRSVGLEIINNTKKVTLEDFRSYCFSGKIRTVLPFDIGPHSVGRCVFAKTPYSLRGSVGVLVCKASSFSLAIMFSNPFDYILYNIEFALELFKSENHMGNLNAVFSRMMQSKPYSSSTLFQRAKLQSEHETLEVSLGNIRVRAKMSNSEKAILKVQVDDIDPPPYSKGIPTFVSRNSASFHKANLSKHQGNLEVAAALQLSCSIIIAKMAAQKKAHDNCPNLQTDLEKLMGNVEVCRSVGLEIINNTKKVTLEDFRSYCFSGKIRTVLPFDIGPHS